From Deltaproteobacteria bacterium, the proteins below share one genomic window:
- a CDS encoding nucleotidyltransferase domain-containing protein, producing the protein MGARIFIDHERVAALCRRHHIRRLALFGSVLTDDFRPDSDVDVLVDFEPGQVVGFRVFDIEDELSQILGGHRVDLVREKYLNRRLRGRVIESAETQYAEG; encoded by the coding sequence ATGGGCGCCAGGATTTTCATCGACCACGAGCGAGTCGCGGCGTTGTGCCGGCGGCATCACATCCGCAGATTGGCCCTGTTCGGGTCGGTATTGACGGACGACTTCCGGCCAGACAGTGACGTCGACGTACTCGTCGACTTCGAACCCGGTCAGGTCGTCGGATTCAGGGTCTTCGATATCGAGGATGAGCTGTCGCAGATCCTCGGCGGTCACCGGGTCGATCTCGTGCGAGAGAAGTATCTCAATCGTCGGCTCCGCGGCCGCGTCATCGAGAGTGCCGAGACGCAGTACGCAGAAGGATGA
- a CDS encoding XRE family transcriptional regulator produces MKRQKKKRLEAAGWKVGSAREFLALTDAEAAVVELKLDLAKALREQRTRRKMTQAQAGRMLGSSQSRVAKMEAGDPSVSIDLLVRSLVSMGSSRQDLARYFGAPTKRRAA; encoded by the coding sequence ATGAAACGGCAGAAGAAGAAACGGCTGGAAGCCGCTGGATGGAAGGTCGGCTCCGCCAGGGAGTTCCTGGCGCTGACCGATGCCGAGGCTGCGGTGGTGGAGCTGAAGCTCGATCTCGCAAAGGCGCTGCGTGAGCAACGGACGCGGCGAAAGATGACCCAAGCGCAAGCGGGGCGAATGCTTGGATCGAGTCAGTCTCGGGTGGCGAAGATGGAGGCCGGTGATCCATCGGTCAGCATCGACCTACTTGTTCGTTCGCTCGTCAGCATGGGCAGTAGTCGACAGGATCTCGCGCGCTACTTCGGGGCGCCGACGAAGCGGCGCGCGGCCTGA
- a CDS encoding type II toxin-antitoxin system PemK/MazF family toxin — translation MKAAIRHGTLYLADLSPRQGTEAGKLRPVLVIQTDLLNQADHPSTWVLPCTTHLSGENLLRVALPHGMAGNAADCEVMIDQSRAIDNRRLRRPLGDVPKPVLQEVKEKLRRLGDF, via the coding sequence TTGAAGGCAGCGATTCGCCACGGAACACTCTACCTCGCCGACTTGAGCCCGAGGCAGGGAACCGAGGCAGGCAAGCTGCGGCCCGTACTGGTGATCCAGACCGACCTCCTCAATCAAGCCGATCACCCTTCCACATGGGTTCTCCCGTGCACCACGCACCTGTCAGGAGAGAATCTGCTGCGGGTCGCTCTACCGCATGGCATGGCGGGCAACGCGGCGGATTGCGAGGTTATGATCGACCAGAGCCGCGCGATCGACAACCGCCGGCTCCGGCGGCCGCTCGGAGACGTCCCGAAGCCGGTTCTACAAGAGGTGAAGGAGAAGCTCCGGCGTCTAGGCGACTTCTAA